The nucleotide sequence CATTCGAAGTCGAGGTCCCCGCCCGCGCGCTGTCGCAGCAGCCGCGGAATCTTGACCGTGCCGATGTCGTCTTTCTGCTGGTGGTGCGTGCAGGTCTCGGCGATCAGCACGCGATCGCCGGGGCGAAGGCTGTCGATGGCGCTGGCGCCCCGCACCAGCTCCGCCAGGTCGCCCTTGTGCCGGGCCATCAAGATGGAGAACGAGGTGAGGGGAACCTCAGGCGGCACCAGGCGGCTCACCGGGCCGAAGACCTGGCTGTCGGTGACGACGAGTGCCGGCCGCCGCCCCAGGGCCTGGAGTGCACCGGGGAGCTCGCTGTCCCGCGCGGTGACGGCGATGGCCCCGGCGTCCAGCACCTCACGGATCGCCTGGACCTGCGGCAGGATGAGGCGCCCCCTGGGCGCGCCCGAGTCGATGGGCACCACCAGGAGGATGAGGTCGCCGGGCCGGACCAGGTCGGCCAGCAGCGGAACCTCGGCCTGATCGACCGGAGCAGCGGCGACGATGCGCTGCCTGAGCGCCGCGACACCCGCCTCGGCCTCGCTGCTGCAGGCGCAGAAGGGGAAGCCGAAGCGCCCGCTCAGCAGGGCGGCCTGCCGGGCGGCGCCCTCCGGATCCATGTCGGCCTTGGTCACCGCGCCGACCGCGGGCGTACCGCGCCGCTTCAGCTCCTGTACGAGGCGCTCGTCGGCCTCGCCCGGCTCCTCCCCGGCAGGGACGGCCAGCACCGCAAGGTCGGTCTGGTCCAGGATCTCAAGGCTGCGGGCCACGCGGAGGCGGCCGAGCTCCCCCTCGTCGTCGAGGCCGGCCGTGTCGATCAGGACCACCGGCCCCAGCGGGTGCAACTCCA is from Symbiobacterium terraclitae and encodes:
- the hydF gene encoding [FeFe] hydrogenase H-cluster maturation GTPase HydF; this translates as MADQRTPISQRLHIAFFGRRNAGKSSLINALSRQAVSLVSDVPGTTTDPVRRPMELHPLGPVVLIDTAGLDDEGELGRLRVARSLEILDQTDLAVLAVPAGEEPGEADERLVQELKRRGTPAVGAVTKADMDPEGAARQAALLSGRFGFPFCACSSEAEAGVAALRQRIVAAAPVDQAEVPLLADLVRPGDLILLVVPIDSGAPRGRLILPQVQAIREVLDAGAIAVTARDSELPGALQALGRRPALVVTDSQVFGPVSRLVPPEVPLTSFSILMARHKGDLAELVRGASAIDSLRPGDRVLIAETCTHHQQKDDIGTVKIPRLLRQRAGGDLDFEWAHGRDMPADLGRYKLIVHCGGCMVNRQLMLSRIRRAQAAGVPIVNYGVCIAYLNGILPRALTPFPELGGTAGRGAP